A window of the Gossypium hirsutum isolate 1008001.06 chromosome A05, Gossypium_hirsutum_v2.1, whole genome shotgun sequence genome harbors these coding sequences:
- the LOC107957536 gene encoding protein SABRE isoform X4 — protein sequence MSSLKRLLKLKPPSTGSKKKAMVLQAETSTIEKPQSTEPKAIMWKCTVSVPDITIVLYSISDVPLYQCCLLSTYVLANDISSTGIAVHAELGELNLQVADENHECLKANVFGVESNSGSLLNIAKISVDWGKKDMESSDDGGPRCKLVLSADVTGIGLYFTSKRIESLIVTAITFQALFKKPSSGKKTTQSRAARSSKPSGKGTRLIKFNLKQCSVSFCGDAYLENTVVADPKRVNYGSQGGRIVISVSADGTPRTATVLSTVSDECKKLKYSLLLDIFHFSLCVNKDKQSTQVELERIRSIYQDHLEEDKPDKKVELFDMKNAKFVQRSVGHKEIAICSLFSATDISITWEPDMCLSFAELGLQLKALVQNEKAKHKGPGNEHADDVSSEKDAEQRKEVIGVESGHVDKPKKKESVFALDIEMLSIFAEAGDGVDAFVQVQSIFSENARIGVLLEGLMLSFNGARLLRSGRMQISRIPNVSSSSDPNVPVVTVWDFVIQALDVYICLPFRLELRAIDDVVEEMIRALKIVIAAKTQLILPPKKDNPNPKPKKPSSSKFGCAKFFIRKLTGEIEEEPIQGWLDEHYQLMKKEVIELGARLKFFDDYISANQCPKTTETNDSSSERRVHYNGTEIDLQDPSAIQKMKDEIYRQSFQSYYLACQKLKPAEGSGSYREGLQSGFKPSTARVSLFTISGTDLDVTVTVIDGGNDGMIEIIKQLDPVCRETEIPFSRLYGCNLLLNAGSLGVQIRDYTFPLFSAVSGRCEGRLVMAQQATAFQPQISHDVFIGRWRKVRMLRSATGTTPPMKTYTDLVLRFKSAEVSFGVGYETVLADVSYAFTVALRRANLSKKGPGLPVQPKKEKSLPWWDDMRNYVHGNNTLIISETKWYIQASSDPYEKLDKLQIISGPLEIQQSDGRIYSCVRDFKVFLSSLESLIDSRSLKIPTIVYGPFLEVPVFSLEVLMDWDCDSGYPMNHYLFALPVEGKVREKMLDPFRSTALSLRFDIAFKAPVPPSDKQTPSASDSTVVDGTVNEAHCKAENVSIASPTFSFNAHDLAWLAKFGNLMILPPHKIRLFARFPRFGVPRIPRSGNLPLDRVMTETMFRLDSTPTCIKYKTFSDDDPAKGLTFSTTKFKVEVCSSRGKQKFTFDCQRDPLDLVYLGVDLHLLKGFLDKEDCTSVTKVVQTSQSASMEQVPTEKSNSTSGCTEKHPDEGFFLSADYFTIRKQSPKADPESLLAWQEAGKKHHGVTYVRSKSEKARECDEHEQSDPSDDDGYCVLIADNCQRIFLYSLKILMNVENRDAVRSFGAALGKALVPRKPCASRKYRQRKLLEEKQRLAEQKLAEPEMPQEDALKSPSTNNAVPSPSQNTETLGSGSSLPQAAGMENSSTAAVEQAKTEKVDGSEEEGTRHFMVNIIEPQFNLHSEDANGRFLLAAATGRVLARSFHSVLRVGSEVIEKALGTGNVQIPEGGHDMTLKRMEFSVMLEHVQAHVAPTDVDLGAGVQWLPKIRRSSPKVKRTGALLERVFTPCDMYFRFTRHKSGTPELKVKPLKDLSFNSQSITASMTSRQFQVMLDVLTNLLFARAPKPQKSWFSCPGEDDEDEEEAADAVVPDGVEEVELDKITLEQKEWELRLLLSDIKKISIHCDTSGDNPEKEGDWWMVNGGKSILVQGLKKELVNAKKFRKEASAALRVTMQKAAQQRLMEKEKNKSPSCAMRVSVQITKVVWSMLMDGKSFAEVEINDMIYDFDRDYRDVGVALFTTKSIIIRNCLANAKSDTLLSAWNPPPEWGKNVLLRVDAKQGTPKDGNSVLELLQVDIYPLKIHLTEAMYRMVWGYLFPSEDQDSQKRKEVWKVSTIAGARRAKKGSIDASSGSQASKESEASSKSNVSITDQSTDSPRTSKLPDLKPGTGLRRTSSFDRTWEDTVAESIANELVLQAQLLDDQDESSKNKSKDAKSAKSGRPAQEEKKVVGKPIEEKKTTRPPKLIEFRNIKISQVELCLTYEGSRFAVSDVKLLMDTFHRVEFTGSWRRLFSRVKKHVIWGVLKSFTGMQGKKFKDKLHSQQPSITNIPDGELHLSDNDQASQSDQKSTTFLKRSTDGAGDGFVTSVRGLFNNQRRKAKQFVLRTMRGEAETDRPGEWSEGEAEISPFARQLTITKAKKLIRRHTKKFEKGSGDQDASPMNTTDPAAYESDSSSGSELIEELSRVQKK from the exons ATGAGTAGTTTAAAGAGATTGTTGAAGTTGAAACCCCCTAGTACAGGATCCAAAAAGAAAGCAATGGTTCTTCAAGCGGAAACATCTACTATTGAGAAGCCACAATCAACTGAGCCCAAAGCGATCATGTGGAAATGTACTGTCTCAGTCCCAGATATTACAATTGTGCTTTATAGTATCAGTGATGTGCCGCTGTATCAA TGCTGCTTACTGTCAACATATGTGCTTGCTAACGACATTTCAAGCACAGGAATCGCAGTACATGCAGAACTTGGCGAGCTGAATTTGCAAGTGGCAGATGAAAATCATGAATGCTTGAAAGCAAACGTTTTCGGTGTTGAATCAAATTCAGGTTCCTTACTGAATATAGCAAAGATTAGTGTAGATTGGGGTAAAAAGGACATGGAATCATCTGACGATGGTGGCCCTAGATGTAAATTAGTTCTTTCTGCTGACGTGACTGGAATAGGCCTTTATTTTACATCCAAGCGAATAGAATCACTTATAGTAACAGCCATTACCTTTCAAGCACTCTTCAAAAAACCATCTTCCGGTAAGAAAACAACACAGAGCAGGGCAGCGCGTTCATCAAAGCCATCAGGGAAGGGTACTCGacttataaaatttaatcttaaacAGTGTTCAGTTAGTTTTTGTGGCGACGCTTACTTGGAAAACACAGTTGTGGCAGATCCCAAGCGAGTAAATTATGGGTCTCAGGGTGGTCGAATTGTTATTAGTGTTTCAGCTGATGGTACACCACGTACTGCGACTGTACTGTCCACAGTTTCAGATGAATGCAAGAAATTAAAGTACTCTCTTTTGCTTGACATCTTTCACTTTAGTTTGTGTGTCAACAAGGATAAACAATCCACACAGGTCGAGCTTGAAAGAATCAGATCTATTTATCAGGACCATCTCGAAGAAGATAAACCAGACAAAAAAGTTGAATTATTTGATATGAAGAATGCAAAATTTGTACAACGCTCTGTTGGCCATAAGGAGATAGCTATTTGCTCTTTGTTCAGTGCTACTGACATCTCCATCACTTGGGAGCCGGACATGTGTCTGTCTTTTGCTGAACTTGGTTTGCAACTGAAAGCACTGGTTCAGAATGAGAAGGCTAAACACAAGGGACCTGGAAATGAACACGCAGATGATGTCTCCAGCGAAAAAGATGCTGAGCAGAGGAAAGAAGTCATTGGGGTGGAATCCGGTCATGTTGATAAACCAAAGAAAAAAGAATCTGTTTTTGCTCTTGATATAGAGATGCTAAGTATATTTGCTGAAGCTGGAGATGGAGTTGATGCATTTGTACAGGTTCAGTCAATTTTCTCTGAGAATGCCCGCATAGGGGTACTTCTTGAAGGACTGATGCTTAGTTTCAATGGAGCCCGGTTATTGAGAAGTGGCAGAATGCAAATTTCCCGTATTCCCAATGTTTCCAGCTCATCTGATCCAAATGTACCAGTTGTCACTGTGTGGGATTTCGTGATTCAAGCACTTGATGTTTATATTTGCTTGCCTTTCAGGCTGGAGTTGCGTGCCATTGATGATGTTGTTGAAGAGATGATACGAGCTTTGAAGATTGTAATTGCCGCTAAAACTCAGCTAATTCTTCCTCCGAAGAAAGATAACCCGAACCCGAAACCTAAAAAGCCTAGTTCATCAAAATTTGGATGTGCAAAGTTCTTTATACGCAAGCTGACCGGTGAAATTGAGGAAGAACCAATCCAAGGATGGCTTGACGAGCACTATCAGCTAATGAAGAAAGAGGTCATTGAGTTAGGTGCTAGGTTGAAATTTTTTGATGATTATATTTCGGCCAATCAGTGTCCTAAAACTACTGAAACTAATGATTCTTCTTCTGAAAGAAGGGTCCACTATAATGGAACTGAGATTGATCTGCAAGATCCTTCAGCAATCCAAAAAATGAAAGACGAGATATATAGACAGTCTTTTCAATCCTATTACTTAGCATGTCAGAAGCTAAAACCAGCGGAAGGCTCTGGTAGCTATAGGGAAGGTTTACAGTCTGGTTTTAAGCCAAGCACTGCAAGAGTTTCTCTTTTTACTATTTCAGGTACAGACCTGGATGTGACCGTGACAGTGATTGATGGTGGAAATGATGGGATGATAGAGATTATAAAGCAGCTTGATCCTGTCTGTCGTGAAACTGAAATTCCGTTTTCCCGTCTATATGGGTGTAATCTTCTCCTAAACGCCGGCAGTCTAGGTGTTCAGATAAGAGACTATACGTTTCCTCTTTTCTCTGCTGTTTCTGGTAGATGTGAAGGCCGTCTTGTGATGGCACAACAG gcAACAGCTTTTCAGCCCCAAATATCGCATGATGTCTTCATTGGGAGGTGGAGAAAGGTCCGCATGCTTCGTTCAGCGACTGGTACAACTCCACCAATGAAAACATACACAGATTTGGTTTTACGTTTTAAAAGTGCGGAAGTGTCCTTTGGGGTGGGATATGAAACGGTTTTAGCTGATGTCAGCTATGCATTCACTGTGGCACTTCGTAGGGCTAATTTAAGCAAAAAGGGTCCTGGTCTTCCAGTGCAGCCAAAAAAGGAGAAGAGCTTACCATGGTGGGATGACATGAGAAATTACGTCCATGGAAACAATACTTTAATCATTTCTGAAACTAAATGGTACATTCAAGCATCTAGTGATCCTTATGAAAAGCTTGACAAACTTCAAATTATTTCTGGTCCTCTGGAGATCCAGCAATCTGATGGCCGTATTTATAGTTGTGTAAGGGATTTTAAAGTTTTCTTGAGCAGTTTGGAGAGTTTGATAGATAGTCGCAGCTTAAAAATTCCTACCATCGTATATGGCCCATTCCTAGAAGTGCCAGTCTTTAGCCTTGAGGTTCTAATGGATTGGGATTGCGATTCTGGTTATCCCATGAATCATTATCTGTTTGCACTTCCTGTAGAAGGGAAGGTTCGAGAGAAAATGCTTGATCCTTTCAGATCTACTGCACTTTCTCTCCGATTTGACATTGCTTTTAAAGCCCCTGTTCCCCCATCGGACAAACAAACCCCTTCAGCATCAGATTCCACTGTTGTGGATGGAACTGTCAATGAGGCACATTGTAAGGCTGAGAATGTTTCAATTGCATCACCAACATTTAGTTTCAATGCACATGACCTAGCTTGGTTAGCTAAGTTCGGGAATTTAATGATTTTGCCTCCTCACAAAATCCGTTTGTTTGCTCGGTTTCCTCGTTTTGGAGTTCCACGAATTCCTAGATCAGGAAACTTGCCATTAGATAGGGTGATGACAGAAACAATGTTCCGTTTAGATTCTACGCCTACTTGCATAAAGTATAAGACCTTTTCTGATGATGATCCAGCAAAAGGACTGACATTTAGTACAACAAAGTTTAAAGTTGAAGTCTGTTCCAGCAGGGGTAAGCAAAAATTTACTTTTGATTGCCAGCGTGATCCTCTTGATCTTGTTTACCTGGGGGTTGACCTTCATTTGCTGAAGGGTTTCTTAGACAAAGAAGATTGCACTAGTGTCACAAAAGTAGTTCAAACTTCTCAGTCTGCATCCATGGAGCAAGTTCCTACTGAAAAAAGTAATTCTACGAGTGGTTGCACAGAGAAGCATCCTGATGAAGGATTTTTTTTGTCAGCTGACTATTTTACAATAAGAAAGCAGTCCCCAAAGGCTGATCCTGAAAGCTTATTGGCGTGGCAAGAGGCTGGGAAGAAACATCATGGAGTGACATATGTCAGATCTAAATCTGAAAAAGCGAGAGAGTGTGACGAGCATGAACAGTCAGATCCTAGTGATGACGATGGATACTGTGTGCTTATAGCTGACAATTGTCAGCGTATTTTTCTTTACAGCCTTAAAATTCTGATGAACGTAGAGAATCGAGATGCTGTGAGGTCTTTTGGTGCTGCATTAGGCAAAGCACTTGTACCTCGAAAGCCTTGTGCTTCTCGGAAGTATAGACAGAGGAAGTTACTCGAGGAGAAACAGAGACTTGCTGAACAGAAACTTGCTGAACCTGAAATGCCTCAAGAGGATGCTCTGAAGTCACCTTCAACAAACAATGCTGTGCCTTCCCCTTCTCAAAATACGGAGACATTGGGATCAGGTTCATCTCTACCGCAAGCAGCTGGAATGGAAAATTCATCTACTGCTGCAGTTG AACAAGCCAAAACTGAAAAGGTTGAtggttctgaagaggaggggactCGTCATTTTATGGTGAATATTATCGAGCCTCAATTCAATCTTCACTCTGAAGACGCTAAT GGGAGATTTCTTCTTGCTGCTGCTACCGGTCGTGTTTTAGCCCGATCTTTTCATTCAGTTCTTCGTGTCGGCTCTGAGGTGATTGAGAAAGCACTTGGTACTGGAAATGTTCAGATTCCTGAAGGTGGGCATGACATGACTTTGAAACGCATGGAGTTTTCTGTGATGCTGGAGCATGTGCAGGCTCATGTTGCACCAACTGATGTGGATCTTGGTGCTGGAGTACAATGGCTTCCAAAAATCCGTAGAAGTTCTCCAAAGGTCAAGCGTACTGGTGCTCTACTTGAAAGGGTGTTTACGCCTTGTGATATGTACTTCAGATTCACAAGGCATAAAAGTGGAACCCCAGAATTGAAG GTGAAGCCGTTAAAGGATCTCAGCTTTAACTCTCAGAGCATAACAGCTTCTATGACATCTCGTCAATTTCAGGTTATGCTGGATGTATTAACCAACCTTCTCTTTGCTCGGGCTCCCAA GCCTCAAAAAAGTTGGTTCTCTTGTCctggagaagatgatgaagatgaagaggAGGCGGCAGATGCAGTGGTTCCTGATGGTGTTGAAGAGGTAGAACTTGACAAAATCACTCTTGAGCAGAAAGAATGGGAGCTTAGGTTGCTACTCAGTGACATTAAGAAGATATCTATTCATTGTGATACTTCAGGAGACAATCCAGAAAAAGAAGGTGATTGGTGGATGGTAAATGGTGGGAAATCAATTTTG GTGCAAGGGCTGAAGAAAGAACTTGTTAATGCAAAAAAATTTAGGAAGGAAGCATCAGCAGCCTTACGGGTTACAATGCAGAAAGCAGCTCAGCAACGGCtaatggagaaagaaaagaacaaaagccCATCCTGTGCCATGCGAGTTTCTGTGCAAATTACCAAAGTTGTGTGGAGCATGCTTATGGATGGTAAATCATTTGCTGAGGTAGAGATAAATGACATG ATTTATGATTTTGATCGTGATTACAGAGATGTTGGTGTGGCTCTATTTACAACTAAGTCTATTATTATAAGAAACTGTCTGGCTAATGCAAAGTCTGATACACTTTTATCAGCCTGGAATCCTCCTCCAGAATGGGGAAA AAATGTCCTGCTCCGCGTTGATGCAAAGCAGGGAACTCCAAAGGATGGAAACTCTGTTCTGGAGCTTTTACAG GTAGATATATATCCGCTTAAGATTCATTTGACTGAGGCAATGTACAGAATGGTGTGGGGATATCTCTTCCCGTCAGAAGACCAAGATTCGCAAAAACGAAAG GAAGTTTGGAAGGTCTCGACAATAGCTGGTGCAAGACGGGCAAAGAAGGGTTCCATTGATGCTTCATCAGGCAGCCAAGCATCAAAGGAGTCTGAGGCATCTTCCAAATCGAATGTGTCCATTACCGATCAGTCAACAGATTCCCCCCGA ACATCAAAGTTGCCAGACCTAAAACCTGGCACTGGGTTGAGGAGAACATCTTCTTTTGACAGAACATGGGAAGATACTGTTGCAGAATCCATAGCAAACGAACTTGTCCTGCAAGCTCAACTACTTGATGATCAAGATGAATCCTcgaaaaataaatcaaaagacGCGAAATCTGCTAAATCTGGTCGACCAGCTCAAGAAGAGAAGAAGGTCGTTGGAAAACCCATTGAAGAGAAAAAAACTACTAGGCCTCCGAAACTGATTGAATTTCGCAATATCAAGATAAGTCAG GTTGAGCTGTGTCTTACGTACGAAGGGTCCAGATTTGCTGTAAGTGACGTCAAGTTGCTGATGGATACATTTCACCGTGTCGAGTTCACCGGAAGTTGGAGGAGACTGTTCTCTCGAGTTAAGAAGCATGTTATATGGGGGGTCCTAAAATCTTTTACTGGAATGCAG GGTAAGAAATTCAAAGACAAGTTACACAGTCAACAGCCAAGTATAACTAATATTCCTGATGGTGAACTCCATCTTAGTGACAATGATCAGGCTTCTCAATCTGATCAGAAATCGACGACCTTTCTTAAGCGTTCAACTGATGGAGCCGGTGATGGGTTTGTTACTTCCGTTAGGGGTCTCTTCAACAATCAACGGCGCAAAGCCAAACAATTTGTGCTACGAACTATGAGAGGTGAAGCAGAGACCGATCGCCCGGGAGAGTGGAGTGAAGGTGAAGCCGAGATCTCTCCATTCGCTCGGCAGCTGACCATAACCAAAGCTAAGAAACTTATTAGGCGGCATACAAAGAAGTTTGAGAAAG GTTCGGGTGATCAAGATGCATCTCCAATGAATACTACCGATCCAGCTGCTTATGAATCTGACTCTTCTAGCGGATCCGAACTCATTGAGGAACTTAGTAGGGTTCAGAAGAAATAG